A portion of the Blastochloris tepida genome contains these proteins:
- a CDS encoding helix-turn-helix domain-containing protein, giving the protein MPATENPDVVDTLRRVMEIRKVKMTALAERVGIPYRSLQNYLYKKSPLPLDVFMKICSSLDITPEWVFSGRFHVDTHALRDALREVFGDLLEGFWFDDNVELKFNPLHKASDMAEGPRTVGTLAVLLAGAYDVAREARALRPEDDDT; this is encoded by the coding sequence ATGCCTGCGACCGAAAACCCGGACGTGGTTGATACCCTGCGGCGGGTTATGGAGATCCGGAAGGTCAAGATGACCGCCCTCGCGGAGAGAGTCGGCATCCCATACCGCTCACTCCAGAATTATCTCTATAAGAAAAGTCCCCTTCCTCTAGATGTATTTATGAAGATATGCTCTTCTCTGGACATAACACCGGAGTGGGTTTTTTCTGGGCGATTTCATGTAGACACCCATGCACTTCGGGACGCGCTCCGAGAGGTTTTCGGTGACCTTCTCGAAGGCTTCTGGTTCGATGACAATGTGGAGCTAAAGTTTAATCCCTTACACAAGGCATCGGACATGGCTGAGGGGCCACGAACAGTCGGAACGCTCGCCGTTTTGCTCGCCGGGGCTTATGACGTCGCGCGCGAGGCGAGAGCGCTGCGGCCGGAGGATGATGACACCTGA
- the lexA gene encoding transcriptional repressor LexA, with the protein MLTRKQYELLKFIHERLTESGVPPSFDEMKDALDLKSKSGIHRLITALEERGFIRRLPNRARALEVVRLPDAVGQAAMPRRGFAPGVIEGGLGKVRPASEDTSGRTVPIPVMGRIAAGTPISAIQNRSHVINMPPDMLPAGDHYALEVRGDSMIDAGILEGDLVVIKKSDTADNGDIVVALIDDEEATLKRLRRKGASIALEAANPAYETRIFGPDRVRIQGRLVGLFRRY; encoded by the coding sequence ATGCTGACCCGCAAACAGTACGAACTGCTCAAATTCATTCACGAGCGGCTCACGGAAAGCGGGGTGCCGCCGTCCTTCGACGAGATGAAGGATGCGCTCGACCTCAAGTCGAAATCGGGCATCCACCGGCTTATCACCGCGCTGGAGGAGCGCGGCTTCATCCGCCGCCTGCCCAACCGGGCGCGCGCGCTGGAGGTCGTTCGCCTGCCGGACGCGGTCGGACAGGCGGCCATGCCGCGGCGCGGCTTCGCTCCGGGCGTGATCGAGGGCGGGCTCGGCAAGGTGCGCCCGGCCTCGGAGGACACCAGCGGCCGCACGGTGCCGATCCCGGTCATGGGCCGAATCGCCGCCGGCACGCCGATCTCGGCCATCCAGAACCGCAGCCACGTCATCAACATGCCGCCGGACATGCTGCCGGCCGGCGACCATTACGCGCTCGAAGTGCGCGGCGATTCGATGATCGACGCCGGCATCCTCGAAGGCGATCTGGTGGTGATCAAGAAGTCGGACACCGCAGACAATGGCGACATTGTCGTCGCCTTGATCGACGATGAGGAGGCAACGCTGAAGCGGCTGCGCCGCAAGGGCGCCTCGATCGCGCTGGAGGCCGCCAACCCCGCCTATGAGACGCGGATCTTCGGGCCGGACCGGGTGCGCATCCAGGGGCGGCTGGTCGGGCTGTTCCGGCGTTACTGA
- a CDS encoding IS481 family transposase: MDTHKNARLTPKGREVMVGAVVDGGLTNAEAARRYNTTPKTVAKWVGRFRAEGVDGLRDRSSRPLSSPGQTAPATCAAVEALRRQRCTGKQIAAELGLSPATVSRILRRRGLNKLSALEPAEPVRRYERQHPGEIIHIDIKKLGRFNTVGHRITGDRSGQSNSRGVGWECLHLAIDDHSRVAYSEILPDEKRPSCLRFLFNALRFFRAHGVKVQRVMTDNGASFRSFRYARALRLLEIKHLRTKPYTPKTNGKAERFVQTSLREWAYAKAYLHSDQRAAELPIWLHRYNWHRPHGSLQAKTPISRLGLTEDNLLRLHS; encoded by the coding sequence ATGGACACTCACAAGAATGCTCGCCTGACCCCGAAAGGTCGAGAGGTGATGGTGGGCGCCGTGGTGGATGGCGGACTGACCAATGCCGAGGCCGCGCGTCGCTACAACACCACGCCGAAGACGGTCGCCAAATGGGTCGGGCGCTTCCGCGCCGAGGGTGTCGATGGTTTGCGCGACCGCTCCTCCAGGCCGCTTTCATCGCCAGGCCAAACAGCGCCCGCCACGTGCGCTGCGGTCGAGGCGTTGCGCCGCCAGCGCTGCACCGGCAAGCAGATCGCGGCCGAGCTCGGCCTCTCGCCGGCCACCGTCAGCCGTATCCTGCGGCGGCGCGGCTTGAACAAGCTCAGCGCCCTGGAGCCGGCCGAACCGGTCCGGCGCTACGAACGCCAGCATCCCGGCGAGATCATTCACATCGACATCAAAAAGCTCGGCCGGTTCAACACGGTGGGCCACCGCATCACCGGCGATCGCAGCGGGCAAAGCAACAGCCGCGGGGTCGGCTGGGAGTGCCTGCATCTCGCCATCGACGATCATTCGCGGGTCGCCTACTCGGAAATCCTGCCCGACGAAAAGCGCCCGTCCTGTCTGCGCTTTCTGTTCAATGCACTGCGCTTCTTCAGGGCCCATGGCGTCAAGGTTCAGCGCGTGATGACCGACAACGGCGCCAGCTTCCGCTCCTTCCGCTATGCCAGGGCGCTGCGCCTACTCGAGATCAAGCACCTGCGCACCAAGCCGTATACGCCCAAGACCAACGGCAAGGCCGAGCGCTTCGTCCAAACGAGCTTGCGCGAATGGGCCTACGCCAAAGCTTATCTGCACTCCGATCAGCGCGCCGCAGAGCTGCCGATCTGGCTGCATCGCTACAATTGGCACAGGCCCCATGGTAGCTTGCAAGCCAAGACACCCATCAGCCGCCTCGGTCTGACCGAGGACAACCTGTTGAGGCTCCACAGCTAG